In a single window of the Halobaculum lipolyticum genome:
- a CDS encoding universal stress protein has product MSIETILLTVKRDDGDRLDYMVEEAVGLASQTGARIVVAHAFETQSDVDDALSALEGVDGTPSDVARRLGSIKRVTKSIEAAGVEYEVEGVVGDPGEAIAALAERVDADRVFVGGRKRSPTGKAVFGSTAQQILLSAPCPVTFVREE; this is encoded by the coding sequence ATGAGCATCGAGACGATCCTGCTGACGGTGAAGCGAGACGACGGCGACCGACTCGACTACATGGTCGAGGAGGCGGTCGGCCTGGCGAGTCAGACCGGCGCGCGCATCGTCGTGGCCCACGCGTTCGAGACGCAGTCGGACGTGGACGACGCGCTGTCCGCGCTGGAAGGCGTCGACGGGACGCCCTCGGACGTGGCGCGACGCCTCGGCTCGATCAAACGGGTCACGAAGTCCATCGAGGCCGCGGGCGTCGAGTACGAGGTCGAGGGCGTCGTCGGCGACCCCGGCGAGGCCATCGCCGCGTTGGCCGAGCGCGTCGACGCCGACCGCGTGTTCGTCGGCGGCCGCAAGCGCTCGCCGACCGGGAAGGCCGTGTTCGGGTCGACCGCCCAGCAGATCCTGCTGTCGGCGCCGTGCCCCGTGACGTTCGTCCGCGAGGAGTAA
- a CDS encoding geranylgeranyl reductase family protein, with product MYDFVVVGVGPAGARFARRAAEAHYDVLALEKGEVGDPLACSGHVSTDVWNYVPADAKDRLLQNRVYGADFHVGGADSPSRRFYKREEISNVIDRVELDRTLAAAAREAGADVREGHTVTSVEEKAGYVEVTASVGGDEETFEARMVAGADGPVSRVRRQLDLPEPAEKLHGVLAFDDEADDGDYVDVHLTAPRFFAWRIPRGDAGVEYGLAAPPGHEVNDLFDRLTDEYDVETDRFCSGAIPIGPPERTTATRGFLLGDAAAQTKPFTGGGILYGMRAADVAADVIDPQDPNTLPSYETGWREELSKEIRFGHWIRRAYSLPEPVQRAGLWALSGEIGVHMDEPSSFFSRDHLTKLFS from the coding sequence ATGTACGACTTCGTCGTGGTCGGCGTCGGTCCGGCGGGCGCGCGCTTCGCCCGCCGGGCCGCCGAGGCCCACTACGACGTGCTCGCGCTGGAGAAAGGCGAGGTCGGCGACCCGTTGGCCTGCTCGGGGCACGTCTCGACGGACGTCTGGAACTACGTCCCCGCGGACGCCAAGGACCGGCTCCTCCAGAACCGCGTGTACGGCGCGGACTTCCACGTCGGCGGCGCCGACTCCCCGTCCCGGCGCTTCTACAAGCGCGAGGAGATCTCGAACGTCATCGACCGCGTCGAACTCGACCGCACGCTCGCGGCCGCCGCGCGCGAGGCCGGCGCGGACGTCCGCGAGGGCCACACCGTCACGTCGGTCGAAGAGAAGGCAGGCTACGTCGAGGTGACCGCCAGCGTCGGCGGCGACGAGGAGACGTTCGAGGCGCGGATGGTCGCGGGCGCCGACGGTCCCGTCTCTCGGGTCCGCCGCCAACTCGACCTCCCCGAACCCGCCGAGAAACTCCACGGCGTGCTCGCGTTCGACGACGAGGCCGACGACGGCGACTACGTCGACGTTCACCTCACCGCCCCGCGCTTCTTCGCGTGGCGCATCCCGCGCGGCGACGCGGGCGTCGAGTACGGACTCGCCGCCCCGCCGGGCCACGAGGTGAACGACCTGTTCGACCGGCTCACCGACGAGTACGACGTCGAGACGGACCGCTTCTGTTCGGGCGCCATCCCCATCGGCCCGCCCGAGCGGACGACCGCGACGCGGGGGTTCCTGCTGGGCGACGCCGCCGCGCAGACGAAACCGTTCACCGGCGGCGGCATCCTGTACGGGATGCGCGCGGCCGACGTCGCCGCCGACGTGATCGACCCGCAGGACCCCAACACGCTCCCCAGCTACGAGACGGGCTGGCGCGAGGAGTTGTCGAAGGAGATCCGCTTCGGCCACTGGATCCGCCGGGCGTACTCGCTCCCGGAGCCGGTGCAGCGCGCGGGCCTGTGGGCGCTGTCGGGCGAGATCGGCGTCCACATGGACGAGCCGAGTTCGTTCTTCTCCCGGGACCACCTGACGAAGCTGTTCTCGTAA
- a CDS encoding DUF6432 family protein: MRVPPEFRDREDTEVAVLDALVARADDGMTVLELRSGVDATIDEVESALSALKAAGLIDVQETDGRVRIYPDDRVVPDPGEGVADDPGLLDVIRRRLGL, from the coding sequence ATGAGGGTGCCGCCGGAGTTCCGCGACCGGGAGGACACGGAGGTGGCGGTTCTCGACGCGCTCGTCGCGCGCGCCGACGACGGGATGACCGTGCTCGAACTGCGCTCGGGCGTCGACGCGACGATCGACGAGGTGGAGTCGGCGCTGTCGGCGCTGAAGGCCGCCGGACTGATCGACGTCCAGGAGACCGACGGCCGGGTCCGGATCTACCCCGACGACCGCGTCGTGCCCGACCCCGGCGAGGGGGTCGCCGACGACCCGGGGCTGTTGGACGTCATTCGGCGTCGCTTGGGGCTGTAA
- a CDS encoding DUF7093 family protein, producing MGLRCLLGHDFTEPRTERDREERGDEVVVAITEVKECRRCGETRVVSENKEVTSLAGRADPDGQPTDGMSAAGAETGSDPAPSAPEPGATDADGESTTAGTAETAESAARGDAAGDDGFDHPTADPDDGAVADVGEDAEIIDAGADGDADGDGEAIETAASPDGDAASAVEGRGHGEWPDADANRKGADAEAAEEPAAWPDDDRPDAGDEATPPAGHSPAEGESEDVEFIGGDAPDPEDPAANEARTDVVPDADRADDAAATDGEDAEFVDGDGATAWPDQRGEDEGYDAEVGGDDGDVTVDGNLTPRVDPDAAAGEGEDVEFIEADPAAGRESPGASARNGSAPDSAGGDDAETGSTRPQVELTTTADRVETVYVCPDCGNSEPVGASSMRAGDICPDCKRGYIEERELR from the coding sequence ATGGGACTCAGATGTCTCCTCGGCCACGACTTCACGGAGCCGAGGACCGAGCGGGACCGCGAGGAGCGGGGGGACGAGGTCGTCGTCGCGATCACGGAGGTGAAGGAGTGCCGGCGGTGCGGCGAGACGCGCGTCGTCTCCGAGAACAAGGAGGTCACGTCGCTGGCCGGCCGCGCGGACCCCGACGGGCAGCCGACCGACGGGATGTCCGCCGCCGGCGCCGAGACCGGGAGCGACCCCGCCCCGTCGGCGCCCGAGCCGGGGGCGACCGACGCGGACGGAGAGTCGACGACCGCGGGGACCGCGGAGACCGCGGAGAGCGCGGCCCGCGGCGACGCGGCTGGCGACGACGGCTTCGACCACCCGACCGCGGACCCCGACGACGGCGCCGTCGCCGACGTCGGTGAGGACGCCGAGATCATCGACGCCGGCGCCGACGGCGACGCGGACGGCGACGGCGAGGCGATCGAGACGGCCGCGTCGCCCGACGGCGATGCGGCCTCCGCGGTCGAGGGCCGCGGCCACGGCGAGTGGCCCGACGCCGACGCGAACCGGAAGGGCGCCGACGCCGAGGCGGCCGAGGAGCCGGCCGCGTGGCCCGACGACGACCGGCCGGACGCCGGGGACGAGGCGACGCCCCCGGCCGGTCACAGTCCGGCCGAGGGCGAGTCCGAGGACGTCGAGTTCATCGGCGGCGACGCGCCGGACCCGGAGGACCCCGCGGCGAACGAGGCTCGCACCGACGTGGTTCCCGACGCCGACCGCGCCGACGACGCCGCCGCGACCGACGGCGAGGACGCGGAGTTCGTCGACGGCGACGGGGCGACCGCGTGGCCGGACCAACGCGGCGAGGACGAGGGGTACGACGCCGAGGTCGGCGGCGACGACGGCGACGTCACCGTCGACGGGAACCTCACCCCGCGGGTGGACCCCGACGCCGCCGCGGGCGAGGGGGAGGACGTCGAGTTCATCGAGGCCGATCCGGCGGCCGGCCGGGAGTCGCCCGGGGCGAGCGCGCGCAACGGGTCGGCGCCCGACTCCGCGGGCGGGGACGACGCCGAGACGGGGTCGACCCGACCGCAGGTCGAACTGACGACGACGGCCGACCGCGTCGAGACGGTGTACGTCTGCCCGGACTGCGGCAACAGCGAGCCGGTCGGCGCCTCGTCGATGCGCGCGGGCGACATCTGCCCCGACTGCAAGCGCGGCTACATCGAGGAGCGCGAACTCCGGTAA
- a CDS encoding aminomethyltransferase family protein, producing the protein MSLVADVHADHGATFTDRGGREVVADYGRPDAAVRAVRNGVGVIEMGYGVVVVEGDDRVEFVDNAVSNRVPAADGEGCYALLLDPQGAVETELFVYNAGERLLLFTPPDRAEPLVDDWEDKIFIDDVELRDASADFGVFGVHGPTSTEKIASVLNGAGSPEPELSFVRGRMDSVGVTVIASDNPTGEEGYEVVCAAEEAEHVFDTLLTRGLNAAPFGYTTWETLTAEAGTPLFDTEVRGRLPNVAGARDAVDFEKGCFVGQEVVSKVENRGRPSKRLVGLVPAARPESGAAVFDGDASVGEVTRAVDSPNVGGPIALAYLDFDTDATDLAVRVDGDEVAAERVDLPFVEGGARSLRLPSYPEVAEQA; encoded by the coding sequence ATGAGTCTCGTCGCCGACGTCCACGCCGACCACGGCGCGACGTTCACCGACCGCGGCGGCCGCGAGGTCGTCGCCGACTACGGTCGCCCCGACGCCGCCGTCCGCGCCGTCCGAAACGGGGTGGGGGTCATCGAGATGGGGTACGGCGTCGTCGTCGTCGAGGGCGACGACCGCGTCGAGTTCGTCGACAACGCCGTCTCCAACCGCGTCCCCGCCGCCGACGGCGAGGGCTGTTACGCCCTCCTGCTCGACCCGCAGGGCGCCGTGGAGACGGAGCTGTTCGTGTACAACGCCGGCGAGCGCCTGCTGCTGTTCACGCCGCCGGACCGCGCCGAACCGCTCGTCGACGACTGGGAGGACAAGATATTCATCGACGACGTCGAGCTTCGGGACGCCAGCGCCGACTTCGGCGTGTTCGGCGTCCACGGACCCACGTCGACCGAGAAGATCGCCTCGGTCCTCAACGGCGCCGGCTCGCCCGAACCGGAGCTCTCGTTCGTCCGCGGGCGCATGGACAGCGTGGGCGTGACGGTGATCGCCAGCGACAACCCCACGGGCGAAGAGGGGTACGAGGTCGTCTGCGCGGCCGAGGAGGCCGAACACGTCTTCGACACGCTCCTCACCCGCGGCCTGAACGCCGCGCCCTTCGGCTACACGACGTGGGAGACGCTCACCGCCGAGGCGGGGACGCCGCTGTTCGACACCGAGGTCCGTGGCCGCCTCCCGAACGTCGCCGGCGCCCGCGACGCCGTCGACTTCGAGAAGGGCTGTTTCGTCGGGCAGGAGGTCGTCTCGAAGGTGGAGAACCGCGGCCGGCCGAGCAAGCGGCTCGTCGGGCTGGTTCCGGCGGCCCGCCCCGAGTCGGGCGCCGCCGTGTTCGACGGCGACGCCTCGGTGGGCGAGGTCACGCGCGCGGTCGACTCGCCGAACGTCGGCGGTCCGATCGCGCTCGCGTACTTGGACTTCGACACCGACGCGACCGATCTGGCGGTCCGCGTCGACGGCGACGAGGTCGCCGCAGAGCGCGTCGACCTCCCGTTCGTGGAGGGCGGCGCGCGCTCGCTGCGGCTCCCGTCGTACCCCGAGGTCGCCGAACAGGCGTAA
- a CDS encoding DUF5611 family protein, with amino-acid sequence MKQYKMRRGEHLEDRMPDLKGEIEERFGPITGTEEYDGHELYVVGEPDNPVFERIVVGAASYSGKKDKLAVHFEERDPTELSPDELEAAGEAVDEKNQFLLDATGRDAKSRRDSLKREVEDDAPDY; translated from the coding sequence ATGAAGCAGTACAAGATGCGCCGCGGCGAGCATCTGGAGGACCGGATGCCGGACCTGAAAGGCGAGATCGAAGAACGGTTCGGACCGATCACGGGTACCGAGGAGTACGACGGCCACGAGCTGTACGTCGTCGGCGAGCCGGACAACCCCGTGTTCGAGCGCATCGTCGTCGGCGCGGCGTCGTACTCCGGCAAGAAGGACAAGCTCGCGGTCCACTTCGAGGAGCGCGACCCCACCGAGCTGAGTCCCGACGAACTGGAGGCCGCCGGCGAGGCCGTCGACGAGAAGAACCAGTTCCTGCTCGACGCCACCGGCCGCGACGCCAAGTCCCGCCGCGACTCGCTCAAACGCGAGGTCGAGGACGACGCGCCCGACTACTGA
- a CDS encoding WD40/YVTN/BNR-like repeat-containing protein, with product MTTVYAAMRDGFRVVDPDEGTALRATALDGRALECVAAHPDRPDRVFVGTFESGLWRAVDGGESFERVGADAVEQDAVMAAAVSPHDPDRVWVGTEPSRVYRSDDGGDTWTRRDGLTDLPSSDGWAFPPRPHTHHVRWIEPDPHHPGRLSVAVEAGALVTTDDGGDTWHDRVAGSRRDTHSMATHPDAPGRVWCAAGDGYAETADGGETWTHPQSGLDRTYCWSVAVDAGDPETVLLSVARSAREAHSADRAETYVYRRVGDAEWERLDGRGLPMGGGVTRPVLAAGDAGECYALSNRGLYRTADAGDSWAEVALDRGERGREQTARGLVVVP from the coding sequence ATGACCACCGTGTACGCCGCGATGCGCGACGGGTTCCGCGTCGTCGACCCCGACGAGGGGACGGCGCTCCGGGCGACCGCCCTCGACGGGCGCGCGCTGGAGTGCGTCGCGGCCCACCCGGACCGTCCCGACCGCGTGTTCGTCGGGACCTTCGAGTCGGGACTGTGGCGCGCCGTCGACGGGGGCGAGTCGTTCGAGCGCGTCGGCGCGGACGCGGTCGAACAGGACGCGGTGATGGCGGCGGCGGTCTCGCCGCACGACCCCGACCGCGTCTGGGTCGGCACCGAGCCGTCGCGCGTCTACCGGTCGGACGACGGCGGCGACACGTGGACCCGCCGCGACGGGCTGACCGACCTGCCGTCCAGCGACGGGTGGGCGTTCCCGCCGCGGCCACACACCCACCACGTCCGGTGGATCGAGCCGGACCCGCACCACCCGGGCCGCCTGTCCGTCGCGGTCGAGGCGGGCGCGCTCGTCACGACCGACGACGGCGGCGACACGTGGCACGACCGCGTCGCCGGGTCGCGTCGGGACACCCACTCGATGGCGACCCACCCCGACGCGCCGGGCCGTGTGTGGTGTGCCGCGGGCGACGGCTACGCCGAGACCGCCGACGGCGGGGAGACGTGGACTCACCCGCAGTCGGGACTCGACCGGACGTACTGTTGGAGCGTCGCGGTCGACGCGGGCGACCCGGAGACGGTCCTCCTCTCTGTGGCGCGGTCGGCGCGCGAGGCACACTCGGCCGACCGCGCGGAGACGTACGTGTACCGCCGCGTCGGCGACGCGGAGTGGGAACGCCTCGACGGCCGTGGCCTCCCGATGGGCGGAGGGGTGACTCGGCCCGTGCTCGCGGCGGGCGACGCGGGGGAGTGCTACGCACTGTCGAACCGGGGGCTGTACCGCACCGCGGACGCGGGGGACTCGTGGGCCGAGGTCGCGCTCGACCGGGGCGAGCGCGGTCGCGAGCAGACCGCCCGGGGTCTCGTCGTCGTCCCGTAG